Proteins co-encoded in one Candidatus Thiodictyon syntrophicum genomic window:
- a CDS encoding type II toxin-antitoxin system VapC family toxin: MTIFLDACALIYLIEAKEPFHGQVVAALRQAHERHPRARLAMSRLSVLECLVKPLRDGDQGLIDDYRAFFAARDLSLVEITPEVIEAALRVRSQTGLRTPDAIQAACALAVPEGGCLFLTNDKRFDRVAGLSLVVLGDIGGAGSA; this comes from the coding sequence GTGACCATCTTTCTCGACGCCTGCGCCTTGATCTATCTCATCGAGGCCAAGGAGCCTTTTCACGGTCAGGTGGTCGCGGCGCTTCGCCAGGCTCATGAGCGCCATCCGCGGGCGCGGCTTGCGATGTCCCGTCTGAGCGTACTCGAATGTCTGGTCAAACCACTACGTGACGGCGACCAGGGTCTGATCGACGATTATCGGGCCTTTTTCGCAGCCCGCGATCTGAGCCTCGTGGAGATCACGCCCGAAGTGATCGAGGCCGCATTGCGCGTCCGCTCCCAGACTGGATTGCGCACCCCGGACGCCATTCAGGCCGCCTGCGCCCTGGCCGTGCCGGAAGGCGGCTGCCTGTTCCTGACCAACGACAAGCGTTTCGACCGTGTGGCGGGATTGAGCCTCGTCGTTCTTGGGGACATCGGGGGTGCCGGTTCGGCGTGA
- a CDS encoding prevent-host-death protein, with product MNSIPAQEIQRRGMSAVDELLRQGPVQVIENQRARYVVLSTEDYERLTAGPSAWDWLERPSRATRDKSAIDADLSAERDAWDATP from the coding sequence ATGAACAGCATCCCCGCACAAGAAATCCAGCGCCGCGGCATGTCTGCCGTGGACGAACTGCTCCGACAAGGCCCGGTTCAGGTCATAGAGAACCAACGCGCACGCTATGTCGTCCTGAGCACCGAGGACTATGAGCGCCTGACCGCAGGCCCCAGCGCCTGGGATTGGCTCGAACGGCCGAGCCGCGCCACCCGGGACAAATCGGCCATCGACGCGGACCTCAGCGCTGAGCGTGATGCCTGGGACGCGACGCCGTGA
- a CDS encoding PP2C family protein-serine/threonine phosphatase produces MDIQPGNAQWQGTRDEQQDAFGFLGFDHPALRAHGGVLLVLADGMGGMSGGRQASRLAVERMMAAYGAKQADESIPRALERSLQAANQAVYALACAREGEGEVGTTLVALVARGAELHWVGVGDSRLYHYRAADDTLIQCTDDHTYANQLLRQVAAGTLSPEAAAGDPDRQALASFLGLAQIPAIDRNLHPVHLAPGDRLLLVSDGVYGVLPEADLKALVRQDPQAAADALIQAVRALARPEQDNATAALLGLAEDGHERGSAPGRPARPAAPATGARPAWRRRPVIAALLALLLAALLGLSLGWKYLQPAAPGAVSDPPQAEGQPKTSGSAADPALSPATPDQPTERPAAGPAEPRPGGTSARRAHP; encoded by the coding sequence ATGGACATCCAACCCGGCAACGCGCAATGGCAAGGGACCCGCGACGAGCAGCAGGACGCCTTTGGTTTCCTCGGCTTCGACCACCCCGCCCTGCGTGCCCATGGCGGCGTCCTGCTGGTGCTGGCGGACGGGATGGGCGGCATGAGCGGCGGGCGCCAGGCGAGCCGTCTGGCGGTGGAGCGGATGATGGCCGCCTATGGGGCCAAGCAAGCGGACGAGTCCATCCCCCGGGCCCTGGAGCGGTCGCTGCAGGCCGCCAACCAGGCGGTCTATGCACTCGCCTGCGCCCGCGAGGGCGAGGGTGAGGTGGGCACCACCCTGGTGGCCCTGGTCGCGCGCGGGGCCGAACTGCATTGGGTGGGGGTGGGCGACAGCCGTCTCTATCACTATCGGGCCGCGGACGACACCCTGATCCAATGCACGGATGACCACACCTATGCCAACCAACTCTTACGCCAGGTCGCGGCCGGCACCCTGAGCCCGGAGGCGGCGGCCGGGGACCCCGACCGCCAGGCCCTGGCGAGCTTCCTGGGGCTTGCGCAGATCCCGGCGATCGACCGCAACCTGCACCCCGTACACCTGGCCCCGGGCGACCGGCTGCTCCTGGTGAGCGACGGCGTCTACGGCGTGTTGCCCGAGGCCGACCTCAAGGCCCTGGTGCGGCAAGACCCGCAGGCCGCCGCCGACGCCTTGATCCAGGCGGTTCGGGCCCTGGCCCGGCCCGAGCAGGACAACGCCACCGCCGCGCTGCTGGGGCTGGCAGAGGATGGGCATGAGCGCGGGAGCGCGCCCGGCCGCCCGGCGCGCCCGGCGGCACCGGCCACCGGCGCCCGCCCGGCATGGCGCAGACGCCCGGTGATCGCGGCGCTCCTGGCGCTCCTGCTCGCTGCCTTGCTCGGCCTCTCTCTCGGGTGGAAGTATCTCCAGCCGGCCGCCCCGGGCGCGGTGTCTGATCCGCCCCAGGCTGAGGGTCAGCCCAAGACCAGTGGGTCAGCCGCCGATCCGGCGTTGTCGCCAGCGACGCCGGATCAGCCGACTGAAAGACCCGCCGCTGGTCCCGCGGAACCCAGGCCCGGCGGAACCTCCGCGCGCAGAGCCCACCCGTAG
- a CDS encoding FHA domain-containing protein, with protein sequence MPAARPLLLIGCALLLAALLAQTAAAGPPASLHISQAVAAGREIRVYLDVRDEAGAAVAGIDAGQLHATVGAHAAQVRTLTPFAAAPTGVVYLFLVDLSRSLSAPRFARIRQALKDWVGALGTGDRAALIGFGDQVRVLVAPTADTAALTAAIAGLAPADGHTALHQALARAVALGRQQATGLPERRVIVTLSDGIDDAPGGISAEEVYAALAEGPIPIYAVGFSSVSDRARREAGLNALGGFARRSGGVFVDGGREDPGAAFAAMRTRIAEVYRAELQCPDCPLDGNRHRLQIDLRDAGLTLTAGTDLRLLPEPAAPVAAPPPGPPAEPAPVVPTPAPPEPAARLPWPSLAGGAALLAVLALAWVLARRRKVAPAPIIDDAAPLPPQIEDGGPRPPSDPAPVAAPVMAPPVPRATLRATFMTGPRRGQQVTLTASPGAVLGRVPGCDLILTEDAEVSSRHAQIEVLANGRLVLRDLGSTNGTRLNGIAIETAHPLRDGDVIGIGQTELRVAL encoded by the coding sequence ATGCCGGCCGCCCGACCTTTGCTCTTGATTGGCTGCGCACTCTTGCTCGCGGCACTGCTTGCCCAGACCGCGGCGGCCGGGCCGCCGGCGAGCCTGCATATCTCCCAGGCGGTGGCCGCCGGGCGGGAGATCCGCGTCTATCTGGATGTCCGCGACGAGGCGGGGGCGGCGGTGGCCGGGATCGATGCCGGGCAACTTCACGCCACCGTCGGCGCGCACGCGGCCCAGGTGCGCACCCTGACCCCCTTCGCCGCGGCACCGACCGGGGTGGTCTATCTGTTCCTGGTCGATCTCTCGCGCTCCCTGTCCGCGCCGCGGTTCGCACGCATCCGCCAGGCGCTCAAGGATTGGGTCGGCGCCCTGGGGACCGGGGACCGGGCGGCCCTGATCGGCTTCGGCGACCAGGTTCGGGTCCTGGTCGCACCGACGGCCGACACCGCGGCGCTCACCGCCGCCATCGCGGGTCTGGCGCCTGCCGATGGGCATACCGCGCTGCATCAGGCCCTGGCCCGCGCCGTAGCGCTGGGGCGGCAACAGGCAACGGGCCTGCCGGAGCGGCGGGTCATCGTGACCTTGAGCGACGGGATCGACGACGCCCCCGGCGGGATCAGTGCCGAGGAGGTCTACGCGGCACTCGCGGAAGGCCCGATCCCCATCTATGCCGTCGGCTTCAGCAGCGTCAGTGACCGCGCCCGCCGCGAGGCGGGGCTCAACGCCCTGGGCGGCTTCGCCCGCCGCTCCGGCGGGGTCTTCGTCGACGGCGGCCGGGAGGACCCGGGCGCGGCCTTCGCGGCGATGCGCACACGCATCGCGGAGGTCTATCGGGCCGAGCTCCAGTGCCCGGACTGCCCCTTGGACGGCAACCGCCATCGCCTTCAGATCGACCTGCGCGACGCGGGCCTGACCCTGACCGCGGGCACCGACCTGCGGCTGTTGCCGGAACCCGCCGCCCCTGTCGCCGCGCCGCCCCCGGGCCCGCCCGCAGAGCCCGCGCCCGTGGTACCAACCCCGGCCCCGCCTGAACCGGCGGCAAGGCTCCCCTGGCCCTCTCTCGCCGGCGGCGCGGCCCTGCTCGCGGTGTTGGCCCTTGCCTGGGTGCTCGCACGGCGGCGCAAGGTCGCGCCCGCGCCCATCATCGACGACGCCGCCCCGCTGCCCCCGCAGATCGAAGACGGCGGCCCCCGGCCCCCGTCCGATCCGGCCCCGGTCGCGGCGCCGGTCATGGCACCGCCCGTACCGCGTGCCACCTTGCGCGCCACCTTCATGACCGGCCCGCGGCGCGGCCAGCAGGTTACCCTGACGGCGTCCCCCGGCGCCGTGCTCGGGCGCGTCCCCGGCTGCGACCTGATCCTGACCGAGGACGCGGAGGTGTCCTCCCGGCACGCGCAGATCGAGGTCTTGGCGAACGGCCGTCTGGTGCTGCGCGATCTCGGCTCCACCAACGGCACCCGGCTCAATGGCATCGCCATCGAGACCGCCCATCCACTGCGCGACGGCGATGTCATCGGCATCGGCCAGACCGAACTGCGCGTCGCGCTCTAG
- a CDS encoding DUF29 domain-containing protein, with amino-acid sequence MTAVILHEVDRFAWLEQQARLLKAGNLGALDVPHLIAELESEMGNERRELYRRLRVLVAHLLKWQFQPAGRCNSWRGTIRIQRNDLARLFRETPSLRRFLSDELAQAYPDAVEWAADETGLADEDFPSACPYSTEEILGRDFWPV; translated from the coding sequence ATGACTGCCGTGATCCTGCATGAGGTCGACCGCTTCGCCTGGCTTGAACAACAGGCGCGCCTGCTCAAAGCCGGCAATCTCGGCGCGCTGGACGTCCCGCACCTGATCGCGGAGTTGGAGTCCGAGATGGGCAATGAACGCCGGGAACTCTATCGCCGCCTGCGGGTGCTGGTCGCCCATTTGCTGAAATGGCAATTCCAACCCGCGGGGCGCTGCAACAGTTGGCGGGGGACGATCCGCATCCAGCGCAACGACCTCGCGCGGTTGTTCAGAGAGACCCCCAGCCTGCGCCGCTTTCTGAGCGATGAGTTGGCGCAGGCCTATCCGGATGCCGTGGAATGGGCGGCGGACGAAACGGGGCTGGCAGACGAGGACTTTCCAAGCGCCTGCCCCTATTCGACCGAGGAGATCCTGGGCCGGGATTTCTGGCCCGTTTAA
- a CDS encoding SUMF1/EgtB/PvdO family nonheme iron enzyme, which translates to MTTPNPATLCPGCFKETGGSTPCPHCGYDEQAPRPAKTLAPRTLLHGQFLVGRVLGKPGGFGITYLGWDLGLHRRVAIKEYFPRDIAGRETDRTTVSPDSTDDAQNFRHGLEQFQTEARTLARLDHPNIVRIHQVLAAHGTAYLVMEYYPGLTLAEHLDRQPGSHLPEAQALALMQQILDGLRAVHAEGLLHRDIKPQNIYLAATRGGNARPVLIDFGAARQVAGERSRSLSVLLTPGYAPLEQYSRRGHQGPWTDVYAVAAVLYRMLTGTTPPDAHDRTQGEPLRPAAAFGISAPVSAALDRALAMAADERTQSVAALQQALAGTAGRVAVEKGPGPTPPPPAPPRPGGRTGRLPPPPRQGGKTGRSPPPSGGPGPWPWVVGGALGLAGIAAVAYVASRDAGPVAPITAPVVAAPNSDTSAPALIPPAPVVTPESIAPDPPARLPFEPEMVRIAEGSFLMGSPWGEPERDNNEGPQHHVQVPAFELGKYEVTFDQWDACVSAGGCTHRPQDQGWGRGTRPVVNVSWDDAQGYVKWLSTQTGKQYRLPSEAEWEYAARAGTTTPFSTGNCITTAQANYNGNYDYADCGAKTGVWLQKTQPVGSYPANRWGLYDMHGNAVEWVQDSWHTNYQGAPGDGSAWEDAGGRERVLRGGGWTSDGRSCRSAIRGGDDPGRRYDFFGFRLSRGSSPPGRGQ; encoded by the coding sequence ATGACGACCCCCAACCCGGCGACCCTCTGCCCCGGCTGCTTCAAGGAGACCGGCGGCAGCACCCCCTGCCCCCACTGCGGCTATGACGAGCAGGCGCCGCGCCCGGCCAAGACCCTGGCCCCGCGCACCCTGCTGCACGGGCAGTTCCTGGTCGGCCGGGTACTCGGCAAGCCCGGCGGCTTCGGCATCACCTATCTCGGCTGGGATCTCGGGCTGCACCGGCGGGTCGCGATCAAGGAATACTTCCCGCGCGACATCGCCGGGCGCGAGACCGACCGCACCACCGTCAGCCCCGATTCGACGGACGACGCGCAGAACTTCCGGCACGGCCTGGAGCAATTCCAGACCGAGGCCCGCACCCTGGCCCGGCTCGACCATCCCAACATCGTGCGCATCCACCAGGTCCTCGCCGCCCACGGCACCGCCTATCTGGTGATGGAGTATTACCCCGGGCTGACACTCGCCGAGCACTTGGACCGTCAACCGGGCAGCCATCTGCCCGAGGCCCAGGCGCTCGCCCTGATGCAGCAGATCCTCGACGGCCTGCGCGCGGTCCATGCAGAAGGCCTGCTACACCGCGACATCAAGCCCCAGAACATCTATCTCGCCGCCACCCGCGGCGGCAACGCCCGCCCGGTGCTGATCGACTTCGGCGCCGCCCGCCAGGTCGCCGGCGAGCGCAGCCGCTCGCTGTCGGTGCTGTTGACCCCGGGCTATGCCCCACTGGAGCAATACAGCCGCCGCGGCCATCAAGGCCCCTGGACTGATGTCTACGCGGTCGCCGCGGTGCTCTACCGGATGCTCACCGGCACCACGCCGCCGGACGCCCATGACCGGACCCAGGGCGAGCCACTGCGCCCGGCGGCGGCGTTCGGTATCAGTGCCCCGGTCAGCGCCGCGCTCGATCGGGCGCTGGCGATGGCGGCCGACGAGCGGACGCAGAGCGTGGCGGCCTTGCAGCAGGCATTGGCCGGGACCGCGGGCAGGGTGGCAGTGGAGAAAGGGCCGGGGCCGACCCCGCCGCCGCCCGCGCCGCCTCGTCCGGGCGGGAGGACCGGCCGCTTACCGCCTCCGCCTCGACAGGGCGGGAAGACCGGCCGTTCACCGCCGCCGTCGGGCGGTCCCGGACCCTGGCCCTGGGTCGTCGGCGGCGCCCTCGGGCTCGCCGGCATCGCCGCGGTGGCCTATGTCGCCTCGCGCGATGCCGGGCCGGTCGCGCCGATCACGGCCCCGGTAGTGGCCGCACCGAACTCAGACACGTCGGCACCGGCGCTAATCCCACCCGCACCCGTGGTCACCCCCGAATCCATCGCGCCGGACCCGCCCGCGCGGCTCCCCTTCGAGCCCGAGATGGTTCGCATTGCCGAGGGGAGTTTCCTGATGGGCTCACCGTGGGGAGAACCGGAGCGCGACAATAACGAAGGCCCGCAGCACCACGTGCAGGTCCCGGCCTTCGAGTTGGGCAAATACGAGGTGACCTTCGACCAATGGGATGCCTGCGTCAGCGCCGGCGGCTGCACGCACCGACCCCAGGACCAAGGCTGGGGCCGCGGCACCCGCCCGGTCGTCAACGTCTCCTGGGACGATGCACAGGGGTATGTCAAGTGGCTGAGCACCCAGACCGGCAAGCAGTACCGCCTGCCAAGCGAGGCCGAATGGGAATACGCCGCACGGGCGGGGACCACGACCCCCTTCAGCACCGGCAACTGCATCACCACCGCACAGGCCAACTATAACGGCAACTACGACTATGCCGATTGCGGCGCCAAGACCGGCGTCTGGCTGCAAAAGACCCAGCCGGTCGGCAGCTACCCGGCCAATCGCTGGGGCCTCTACGATATGCACGGCAACGCCGTTGAATGGGTGCAGGATTCTTGGCACACCAATTATCAGGGTGCACCGGGCGATGGCAGTGCTTGGGAGGACGCTGGGGGCCGCGAGCGCGTGCTGCGTGGCGGCGGTTGGACCAGCGACGGCAGGAGCTGCCGGTCGGCGATCCGCGGCGGCGACGATCCCGGCCGCCGCTACGACTTCTTCGGCTTTCGGCTGTCCCGAGGGTCTTCCCCGCCCGGCCGGGGCCAGTAA
- a CDS encoding FHA domain-containing protein has protein sequence MGMKSCGKGHFYDERTHSTCPYCGVPIDLGETVGRPPDAVGVSPETVGEDFPKTRAAGSRGPRRDPEETVGIFRKRLGLDPVVGWLVCIEGPDRGRDYRVHGERNFIGRDATMDIVIAGDTSISRENHAVLSYNPKRHTFNLAPGDGRGLTYLNDEELLAAAPLAPYDTIEFGASKLLFVPFCGERFTWPVAPPAAG, from the coding sequence ATGGGCATGAAATCCTGCGGCAAGGGACACTTCTACGACGAGCGCACCCACTCCACCTGCCCCTATTGCGGCGTCCCGATCGATCTCGGGGAAACCGTGGGTAGGCCGCCCGACGCGGTCGGCGTATCACCCGAGACCGTCGGCGAGGACTTCCCCAAGACCCGCGCCGCCGGCAGCCGCGGCCCGCGGCGCGACCCGGAAGAAACCGTCGGCATCTTCAGAAAACGCCTGGGCCTCGACCCGGTGGTCGGCTGGCTGGTCTGCATCGAGGGGCCGGACCGGGGCCGCGACTACCGCGTCCACGGCGAGCGCAACTTCATCGGCCGCGACGCGACCATGGACATCGTCATCGCCGGCGACACCAGCATTAGCCGCGAGAACCACGCGGTCTTAAGCTACAACCCCAAGCGTCACACCTTCAACCTCGCCCCCGGCGACGGCCGCGGCCTGACCTATCTGAACGACGAGGAACTGCTGGCCGCCGCGCCCCTGGCCCCCTACGACACCATCGAATTCGGCGCCAGCAAGCTCCTGTTCGTCCCCTTCTGCGGTGAGCGCTTCACCTGGCCGGTGGCCCCGCCCGCCGCGGGCTGA
- a CDS encoding transposase, translating to MSAPFSRKHLSAEGLLREARRVFAQIPDEPGHAIPLVDHLMSGLALFGLKYPSLLQFEHDRQEVTTRANLRALYGVERAPCDTRFRERLDAVAPSELCPLYKALFSQLQRGKGLEGFEYLDGHYLLSLDGTGYFSSQKVHCPQCAEKHHRDGTTTYYHQMLGAVLVHPDHREVFPLAPEPILKPDGATKNDCERNAAKRLLSELRRVHPHLKLIVVEDGLASNAPHIRHLQALDLRFILGAKQGDHTFLFDWVEATAQTAEATLTDRQGFRHRFRYLNGAPLNDANFDLEVNFLEYWEHAPDGTVTHFAWVTDIRIEPTNLMTLMRGARARWKIENETFNTLKNQGYHFEHNFGHGQQHLSTVLMHLMMLAFLIDQIQQRCCRLFQTAVTAAKSKTRFWRKLRTRFDLCLIPDWETLYRSIITPPSLPLGADTS from the coding sequence ATGAGTGCGCCGTTCTCCCGCAAACACCTCAGCGCCGAAGGGCTGCTGCGCGAAGCGCGGCGGGTGTTTGCCCAAATCCCCGACGAGCCCGGCCATGCGATCCCGCTGGTCGATCACCTGATGTCGGGGCTGGCCCTGTTCGGCCTGAAATACCCCTCCCTGCTGCAGTTCGAGCACGACCGCCAGGAGGTCACGACGCGGGCGAACCTCCGGGCGCTCTACGGGGTCGAACGCGCGCCGTGTGACACGCGCTTTCGCGAACGCCTTGATGCGGTCGCACCGAGCGAGCTGTGTCCGCTCTACAAGGCCCTGTTTAGTCAGCTACAGCGCGGCAAGGGGTTGGAGGGGTTTGAGTACCTCGACGGCCACTACCTGCTCTCGCTCGACGGCACCGGCTACTTCTCCTCGCAGAAGGTACACTGCCCGCAGTGTGCAGAGAAGCATCACCGCGACGGCACCACGACCTACTACCATCAAATGCTCGGGGCGGTGCTGGTGCATCCGGATCACCGGGAGGTCTTTCCGCTGGCGCCCGAGCCGATCCTCAAACCCGACGGAGCGACGAAAAACGATTGTGAGCGCAATGCGGCCAAGCGCCTGCTCAGCGAGCTGCGCCGGGTGCATCCGCACCTTAAGCTGATCGTCGTCGAAGACGGGCTGGCCTCCAACGCGCCGCACATCCGTCATCTGCAAGCACTTGATCTGCGATTTATTCTCGGCGCTAAGCAGGGCGACCATACGTTCCTGTTCGACTGGGTCGAGGCCACCGCGCAGACCGCTGAGGCCACGCTCACCGACCGGCAGGGATTCCGCCACCGCTTCCGTTACCTCAACGGCGCGCCCCTCAACGATGCCAACTTCGACCTCGAGGTGAACTTCCTTGAGTACTGGGAGCACGCCCCCGACGGCACCGTGACCCACTTCGCGTGGGTCACGGACATTCGGATCGAGCCGACCAACCTCATGACCCTGATGCGAGGTGCCCGCGCACGCTGGAAGATCGAGAACGAGACCTTCAACACCCTCAAGAACCAAGGCTACCACTTCGAGCACAACTTCGGTCACGGTCAACAGCACCTCAGCACCGTGCTCATGCACCTGATGATGCTGGCGTTTCTGATCGATCAGATCCAGCAACGCTGCTGCCGACTGTTCCAGACTGCGGTGACGGCCGCCAAGAGCAAGACCCGCTTCTGGCGCAAGCTGCGCACCCGCTTCGACCTGTGCCTGATCCCCGACTGGGAAACCCTCTACCGCTCCATTATTACCCCGCCGTCGCTCCCCCTGGGCGCCGACACCTCGTAG
- a CDS encoding PP2C family protein-serine/threonine phosphatase: protein MSALTLSTATLSRAGGRDANEDAAAHRDGCWVIADGLGGHPGGEVAARIAVDRVLGALAGAPLPSGAALAQAIADAHRAIQEHQARDPRLERMRTTLVLLVSDGERARWAHVGDSRLYHFRGGRLRFQTADHSVPQALARAGEIRPDEIRFHEDRNRLLRTLGNEGEARPTVLETPVAMESGDAFLLCTDGFWEYVTEGEMEVLLAKSASADDWLAALAARLLARAAPDHDNYTATAVFAA, encoded by the coding sequence ATGAGCGCCTTGACCCTGAGCACCGCCACCCTGAGCCGCGCCGGCGGCCGCGACGCCAACGAGGACGCCGCCGCCCACCGCGACGGCTGCTGGGTCATCGCCGACGGGCTGGGCGGTCATCCGGGCGGCGAGGTGGCCGCGCGGATCGCCGTCGACCGGGTGCTGGGCGCGCTGGCCGGGGCGCCGCTGCCGAGCGGCGCGGCCCTGGCCCAGGCCATCGCGGACGCCCATCGGGCCATCCAGGAGCACCAGGCGCGCGACCCGCGCCTGGAGCGGATGCGCACCACCCTAGTGCTGCTGGTGAGCGACGGCGAGCGCGCGCGCTGGGCCCATGTGGGCGACAGCCGGCTTTATCACTTCCGGGGCGGTCGCCTGCGGTTTCAGACCGCCGACCACAGCGTGCCCCAGGCCCTGGCGCGCGCCGGGGAGATCCGCCCCGACGAGATCCGCTTCCACGAGGACCGCAACCGACTCCTGCGCACCCTGGGCAACGAGGGCGAGGCGCGGCCCACGGTGCTCGAGACGCCAGTGGCAATGGAGTCCGGCGACGCCTTTCTGCTCTGTACGGACGGTTTCTGGGAGTACGTCACCGAGGGGGAGATGGAGGTGCTGCTGGCCAAGAGCGCGAGCGCCGACGACTGGCTGGCGGCCCTGGCCGCACGCCTGTTGGCGCGGGCTGCGCCGGACCACGACAACTACACCGCCACGGCCGTCTTCGCCGCCTGA
- a CDS encoding trypsin-like peptidase domain-containing protein: protein MTRRVDQSVRVVDCVALVHPTGLLGSLFACALLVAGPVAAGGRTDMDAATVRVVCLAAGGDTAKSGSGSGFVVGSGGSAYVATNWHVVDCTAAGGRVAVLLGQGDANIIEARVQAHDADRDLAVLEVQRPLGRPAVRFAAVATVAKLDPVRAYGFPGAADDSAGADPFDASANPGVVTRIYPRPTNAGVAQLIQHSASINPGNSGGPLFDDYGRVIGINTQKPLAVVVTVGADGKPAVDRVPLGEGIGWAVAADELFPLLDRLGVPYQVSRGRVGALGDLWHREPLLVTALGLLLLLAGTAVALAATPHGRAAVRDGVTRALSRPPRVIAAANSAAPPPAAGTPLLRGIAGPYAGVELPLADGPIAIGRDPAQVQLVLPPAAGRVSKRHALVAYDRTRRVFTLQDCGSTHGTFLNGAPLPAGARVTLKPGDRFHLATPAVAFEVRMT, encoded by the coding sequence ATGACCCGCCGGGTAGATCAGTCCGTCAGGGTGGTGGACTGCGTTGCGCTGGTCCACCCGACGGGGCTGCTCGGCAGCCTGTTCGCCTGCGCCTTGCTGGTCGCGGGTCCGGTTGCCGCCGGCGGGCGCACGGACATGGACGCCGCGACCGTGCGCGTGGTCTGCCTGGCCGCCGGCGGCGATACGGCCAAGAGCGGCAGCGGGTCGGGGTTCGTCGTCGGTAGCGGGGGCAGCGCCTATGTCGCGACCAATTGGCATGTGGTGGACTGCACCGCGGCGGGCGGCCGGGTCGCCGTGCTGCTCGGCCAGGGCGACGCGAATATCATCGAGGCCCGGGTCCAGGCCCACGACGCCGACCGCGACCTGGCGGTGCTTGAGGTGCAACGCCCGCTCGGGCGGCCGGCGGTGCGCTTCGCCGCCGTCGCCACCGTGGCCAAGCTTGACCCGGTGCGGGCCTACGGCTTTCCGGGTGCCGCGGACGATTCCGCGGGTGCCGACCCGTTCGACGCCAGCGCCAACCCGGGCGTGGTCACCCGCATCTATCCCAGACCGACCAATGCCGGCGTGGCCCAACTGATTCAGCACAGCGCCAGTATCAATCCCGGCAACTCGGGCGGCCCCCTGTTCGACGACTACGGCCGCGTGATCGGCATCAACACCCAAAAACCATTGGCGGTCGTGGTGACCGTCGGTGCCGACGGCAAGCCCGCGGTCGACCGGGTCCCCTTGGGGGAGGGGATCGGTTGGGCGGTCGCGGCCGACGAGCTGTTCCCGCTGCTGGACCGGCTCGGCGTCCCGTACCAGGTCAGTCGCGGCCGGGTGGGCGCGCTGGGCGACCTCTGGCACCGTGAGCCGCTGTTGGTGACGGCGCTCGGGCTCTTACTGCTGCTGGCGGGTACCGCGGTGGCCCTGGCGGCCACCCCGCACGGGCGCGCGGCGGTGCGCGACGGGGTGACCCGGGCTCTGTCGCGCCCACCGCGCGTAATCGCAGCGGCCAACTCGGCGGCACCACCGCCGGCCGCCGGTACGCCGCTGTTGCGCGGCATTGCCGGGCCCTATGCCGGGGTCGAACTGCCATTGGCCGATGGTCCCATCGCCATCGGCCGCGACCCGGCCCAGGTGCAGTTGGTGCTGCCGCCCGCGGCGGGGCGGGTCAGCAAGCGTCACGCCCTGGTCGCCTATGACCGGACCCGCCGGGTCTTCACCCTGCAAGACTGCGGGTCCACCCACGGCACCTTCCTCAATGGCGCGCCCCTGCCCGCGGGAGCGCGCGTGACGCTGAAGCCCGGCGACCGTTTTCACCTGGCCACGCCCGCGGTCGCCTTCGAGGTCCGGATGACATGA